From Solanum stenotomum isolate F172 chromosome 2, ASM1918654v1, whole genome shotgun sequence:
GAGacactaattaaatttttgTCCCAGGATAACTTTCTCTTAtccatcacaccaaacgaccccttaggcTGTGTTTagtatggaggaaaatatttttcttctaaatagccatttttttgttctttggtCATTTCCGGTAACCTGGTAGATCTACTGAACCTTTTCCAGAAAGGAGTTTCGAAGGGTTGCGAAACTGGTAACCTTAGCCCAAAACTCGATCTACGGCCCCCTCAAGGTTAGGGGCACTCAAAAGCGTCGTTGCCAATGGTGCAATCTATGGTCCCTCCAAGGCATCCAGCCGATCCCTACCAAACGAAAGAAGTCATTATCAAACTGCTCGCCCTATTGAAGTACCAAAGGTGCGCTCAGCCCGGTGACTAGGAAATGGGTTTCCCCTTTTCGTTGatcaaaattctttaaaaaatattcttttttaagaaaataagtttcttaaaaatgagaaaaatgactttccttctAGTGATGGTAGGAAAAACAAGTTTCACAAGCGGTATTCCTCGTTGATTATGCCCACTGTCCAATGACACACCTCATCGCTATCCCCACCACTCATAATATTTGcctaaattacataaaaatattattaagatataaaaaaattgtttaaatacctaaatataagaaattaaaataagtaagaagccaattttattatttaaaagaaaaacaacttcgaaaaaaaaaaaacgctacgtgaaaaacattttttgttttcaatggACCTACATTTTTTCACTTGTCCAATTCAATTGCAGGCTGGCAAATAATTTTGCCTTGATGTGTTGTTAACTTGTTATTATCAGAAATGTTTTAATATTACATTATTGTAATAGAAGTATATAACGATAAATATCTGCTTCCCTCAGTTTGTTGGCATTTCATTTTCTGAatttaattattcaatatatataacatGATTGTCATTTGTCGGTTTCATAATTGATCGATCGGTAAAAGGATAGTTGAATTCGTTTATTAATAActcgatatttatattaatttgttttatatttgtaaataaCTAGATAATTATTTGAACCACACTTGCAAAATATGTCATTCAACTGATTAtgtaatattcaaaaaaattctcatgACCGACATAAATTGTGTTGTAATGACGAGATTGTTCCACTCTTAATCAAAGGTCTCAAGTTTGAGCGttggatataaaaaaaaaatcttgttgggagcgccacACCTAAATAAGCTCTACAACATACGTATGTGCAATCCAGATTTAATTGAAACTCCACTATGAGCTTCGGATACGGAGTAGGaaacaaatgtttattttttaaaagaaaaacgtgGGACAATATAGTGGCCATCCGCATGTCCCCCTCCAAATCAAAATAAGGACCTCTCCATACAGCTTGCACcatataaaacaaaatactaAACCTCTCAAATCACTACTTACgcttattataaataataataataagcgCCACACCTAAATAAGCTCTACAACATGCGTATGTGCAATCCAGATTTAATTGAAACTCCATTATGAACTTCAGATACGAGTAGGaaacaaatgtttattttttaaaagaaaaacgtgGGACAATATAGTGGCCATCCGCATGTCCCcctccaaaataaaataaggaccTATCCATACAGCTTGCACcatataaaacaaaatactaAACCTCTCAAATCACTACCTACgcttattataaataataatcatgTTTCAAGCAATCTAGTAACACTATTAATGTACGAAAGTTGGCAAACTCTTTGATGATTACATCAATTTTTAGTCAGAAGTTTCAGATTCAAGTCCTAACACTCATgggtataaaaaaaaaattctaaattagaaataattaaaattaaaaatattatggtTGTTAAATAGCTAGTTCCATTTgtccaataaaaaaatatcctaCAATTGAGAAAATTAAAAGGATATTCAACTAATATGGAGTAATATAATTGATGAAGTCTCAAATTTGTGGACCACGCCAAAGGATGTGTTGTAGTAGAGGAGATTGTTCCTCTCTTAATTAGAGATCTCGAGTTCAGGTTCTTAATATGAAAAATTCCTTGATAGGCTAGCGCTACCCTCCGAAAAAAGGCCCTATCcaacacaaattcaaattaattagacTCCAATACAGATATTGACAGATCGGGTGGGAAAAAAAAGGTCTCAATTTGTGGTCAAGTTGGTGCCTGATCCTTTTCTTACAGGTCATAAATATTTTCCTGGTCACATTTCATtgacttttcaaaataaaataaaataataaaatattgaccTCCAAAAAAATATCTTGGATTGCTCTTGGCATTATTGAGGTCTATAAATTGATAATTTAGCATTgctgaaaatcaattaattattttcttatactCAAAAAAATGTCATCATCTGGTTCATTCGAATTGCAACCTCCAATTAATGGTAAATTCATCACAATTCTCAGCATCGATGGAGGTGGCATTAGAGGATTAATTCCAGCAACTATTCTTGAATATCTTGAATCTCAACTTCAGGTAATCGCATAAACTTCTCTATCCTCATTcgaattttaatttattcaactgaactcaatatttCATTCTCTACGTGTTAATTTCTATAGGAATTAGACGGTGAGGATGCTAGGCTCGCagattactttgatataattacaGGAACAAGCACGGGTGGCCTTGTTACCGCTATGCTAACAGCTCCAAACAAAGATAATCGTCCTCTATTTGCTGCTAAGGATATAAAGCCCTTCTATCTTGAACATGGTCCTAAGATATTTCCacaaaataatatgtaaattttctaattgattttttttttcttcttgtaaaaataattaatcactNGGTGGCATTAGAGGATTAATTCCAGCAACTATTCTTGAATATCTTGAATCTCAACTTCAGGTAATCGCATAAACTTCTCTATCCTCATTcgaattttaatttattcaactgaactcaatatttCATTCTCTACGTGTTAATTTCTATAGGAATTAGACGGTGAGGATGCTAGGCTCGCAGATTACTTCGATATAATTACAGGAACAAGCACGGGTGGCCTTGTTACCGCTATGCTAACAGCTCCAAACAAAGACAATCGTCCTCTATTTGCTGCTAAGGATATAAAGCCCTTCTATCTTGAACATGGTCCTAAGATATTTCCacaaaataatatgtaaattttctaattgattttttttttcttcttgtaaaaataattaatcactatcaatattattgttttttcattttgtatAGGATACTGATTGGATCAATTATAAAGGGATGGAAATTTCTAACAGGACCAAAGTATAATGGGAAGTATCTTCATCAAGTCATAAAGGAGAAATTAGGGGAGACTAAATTGCATGAGACTTTGACTAATGTTGTTATTCCAACTTTTGATATCAAGAATATACAACCTACAATTTTCTCCACTTTTGAGGTCTCTTTCTCCactatttttccttattttttaatCAGAGGTCTCAAATTAGTTTGATCCGTTTAATCTGTTTAACAGGCCCAAAAACATTCAATAATGGATGCTAAGCTTTCCGATATATGCATCGGCACATCTGCTGCTCCAACATATCTTCCAGCACATAATTTTCAGACCCAAAATGAAGATGGCAAATTTCATGAGTTCAATCTTATTGATGGTGCTATCGCAGC
This genomic window contains:
- the LOC125857122 gene encoding patatin-like protein 2 isoform X2, which encodes MSSSGSFELQPPINGKFITILSIDGGGIRGLIPATILEYLESQLQELDGEDARLADYFDIITGTSTGGLVTAMLTAPNKDNRPLFAAKDIKPFYLEHGPKIFPQNNMILIGSIIKGWKFLTGPKYNGKYLHQVIKEKLGETKLHETLTNVVIPTFDIKNIQPTIFSTFEAQKHSIMDAKLSDICIGTSAAPTYLPAHNFQTQNEDGKFHEFNLIDGAIAANNPTFIAISEVTKQICEQNPYFKNFDEMKPTNYGKFLVISIGTGSAKLEHKYDAKIASNWGVFGWLTGGGSNPIIDAFADASDDMVDYHISIVFQSISSQKQYLRIQDDTLSGADSSVDISTKENMDKLVEIGTNLLKKPVSRVNLKTGLFEQLDPTGGTNEEALKEFAKLLSEEKKVRNSKVSTTNKL
- the LOC125857122 gene encoding patatin-like protein 2 isoform X1, whose translation is MSSSGSFELQPPINGKFITILSIDGGGIRGLIPATILEYLESQLQELDGEDARLADYFDIITGTSTGGLVTAMLTAPNKDNRPLFAAKDIKPFYLEHGPKIFPQNNMILIGSIIKGWKFLTGPKYNGKYLHQVIKEKLGETKLHETLTNVVIPTFDIKNIQPTIFSTFEAQKHSIMDAKLSDICIGTSAAPTYLPAHNFQTQNEDGKFHEFNLIDGAIAANNPTFIAISEVTKQICEQNPYFKNFDEMKPTNYGKFLVISIGTGSAKLEHKYDAKIASNWGVFGWLTGGGSNPIIDAFADASDDMVDYHISIVFQSISSQKQYLRIQDDTLSGADSSVDISTKENMDKLVEIGTNLLKKPVSRVNLKTGLFEQLDPTGGTNEEALKEFAKLLSEEKKVRNSKVSTTNKL